A segment of the Zingiber officinale cultivar Zhangliang chromosome 8B, Zo_v1.1, whole genome shotgun sequence genome:
TCGCGAAGATCTCCGCCACCGCCTCGTACCCGTCTCTGCCTTCGGCGTTGTAGTATCCGGTCGTCAGCTGCGACGGCCGCGACCGGGTGTTGTGCCACCAGTGCACGAGCGGCACCTTGGCCGAGAGCGGAAAATCGCCGAACACCTTGGATGCGACGGAGAGAACGCGATCAGCGTGAGAGAGGAGCTTGCCGGAGTACCAAGAGAGGAAGAATTGGCCGTAAGGGGTTTCCCACGAACCGCCGTGATCCTTGAAGAAGGTGCCGGAGTCCGGTGAGCGGTCGTAGGCAGGGGCGTCGTGGGGTCCGGAGAGGCCCCATAAGGGGTTGCCGGCTTCCTCGGCGCACCTTTTGAGATCAGCCATCATGTATTTATCGTAGCATTGGAATTCGCCCACACCGGTGGAAGACTTGCCGCCGGAAGACGGGAAGGAAGGGTAGCGGAGCTCGCCGTTGGGCCCGAGACCGACGGTGATGTCCTGAGGACAAAGATTCGACTTTTATGGGTGttcttaattagatgaaaaaggaagaaaagaggaagcTTTTTTGTTACAGTAATAGCGGAGCTCATTAAGTCGGTGAAGGCGACGCGGAAGCTctggaagaattcctcgaaggcTTCTAAAGGGGTCTTCCCGTCGAGGACGGGAAGCTCGTCGACGGCGAAGGAGAGACACTCGCGGTGGCGGCCTCCCGAGCGGTCAGTGAAGAGGATGTCGGGGTCGGCAGCGACGGCGCGCTCGACCAACTGGGGGAGTGGGAATTGAGGACGGCCGTGGGCGTGAAGGTGGAGGGATACGCGGAGGCGGAGGCCGGCATCGCGTGCCATGGCGGCAACTGCGAGGTAGGATGACCAGTCGCCGCCGGAGTTTGAGAAGACGCCCCATGAGATGGGTAGGTCGACGCCGTCGACGCCGAGGAGAGCGAGGGCGCGCATGCCGGCGGCGATGGCCTTCCCGTGGGTCACGACGTTGCCGGCGGAGACGGCGTCCAACGGCAGCCCGACGTAGAGCCGAGCCGGTTTCGCCTAAATCAAAAATTAAGAAAACCTTTTATCAGATTGTAAAACTATAAGAATCTTGCTTTTCTTTGCTTCAAAAATCTGACTTAGATCCGAATCACCGAAAGAAATCCCTAATTTTCATAAAAGATGCAACTTTGaacttggaagaagaagaagtaaaagaACTGAAGAAGAAATGAAAATTACCTCGTTTTTAGCCGTCGCCTTCGCAATTTCATGCACCACCGCCTCAGGCCGGCTAGATCCGTCGCAGGCCGCCCGCACGGCCCGGTTCCTCCACGCGCCACTTGCCGGGGGCTGAAACCGGACCCTCCTCGGTCCAATCCGCGGCGAATCCCGGAACCCCAGGGTTCGTGCCGGGATCGCGTCCGCCTTCGCCGCTGCCGTTGCCGttgccgtcgccgtcgccgtcgccgccACCGCTTGCTTCACCACCAAACCCAGCTCCATCTTCTCCGACGAACTTCCAACTGCGCTCGACGAAATCGGGAAGAAATCGCAAAGGGGAtcgagaaggaggagaagagaattgCGTTTTGAGTTCCAATGCTTCGGTCAGTTTTGGGGATTGTCCGAAGAGGAGGACGAGGTAATAAAATGAAGAGCCAACTTCGCTTTGCCCCCACTGAGTTTACAAATATCACTTTAATAGCACTCAACAGCATAAAATTTTCaagggcaaaaataaaaaaagatgcTACTTTTTTCATTATTATTGTCAAAAATAAAAAAGTGCATCGGGTGCATATCTGTAAATCATTCtagatttagaaaaaatatttaattctatttaaaattatcaaatttataatattttatttgatcagTGATGAGTCACCcatgaatcaaattcaaattgaatttaaatCCAATCTGaattatttttacagaattttaatttaatacgtTCAAATTAAAATCTAATAGCTCGAacattgaatttaaatttaaatcactATGATGAACAATTCGAAtcgaataattttattttgaattgaatcaaaattatttatatttttaaacttataattaaattttaatattatatatatttttcgaaCTCAAACTCAAATTAGATTAATCTGCGCCCGTATTATTCTACCCTaccaatttatattaaaattaaattaaatcattacTCCATGGCGTAAACTGTCATATTCAAAATTATAGGAATTCAAGTGCAAAAAAAAACGAAGgaaattttagtttaaaattttgtCTGTCAAAAAGACATGGTGCAAAAAGTGGAAACGGTACTTATTTAGGTCCTGCCACGTGTCCAAGCTCATCCACAGAGCTCAAAGCTCATCCACAAATACACGCTTTGCTCGTTACCGATTTCCATGGGGCAACAACTCATTGTCTTCGATCCACTAGATCACGAAAAGTCCCTTTTGCCCTTGGGTTCCTTGTCTTAACATAAACTATAACGGCTATTTATGGAATTTCACTCTTTTCGGATAAATCATGGGAGGTGGACGATACTGAAACCGCGGGCGGTTGGGGGGATACAGGATAAGACATGGGCCACCGACCACGAAGGGCAGCCAACGGAAGTCAGAATCAGTACAGAATCTTACACGTGGAAGTATAagattggaaaataaaaaaataaagaatttaaTCGGAGGAGGGAATCTGGTGGGGAAAGAATGGGGGGATGCGTACACGAGAGCACGCCGTGCCTGCCTGATTGGACACGTCAGCCACGTACGCCATGACAAACGGCGGCTTGTGGCTGCTTgcggatttattttatttttaaaaatttatttggatAAAAATCGTAAGGCCGCCCTTAATTATGTAAATCATCAAAAAcgctctttttgttttttttaatatatatatatatatataaacctaaGATATCCTaccagatattttattttaaaaatatctataACCAGTGCTATTATAACtactataattatataaattactcAATAACTGATATATATCTAATATTATTatagtattataataattatcCGATGACTGCTacagtatttttaaataattttaactcatttaaaataattttaataaaatttaaataatctcAATTACGTAGTTAAAGAGTATTTGATATAATAGTATTTAAAGTTTATAGTTTatcatttataatttataatttagttataatgattttaaaataattttaattaatttagagaagtattttaatataataataatttatgtatagtaattttgattaaagtGAACTAATTCTACTTATTATATTAAATAGCTACGGGTAATTGCTATATAATTGTACTTAAACTTTAAATCTTAAAGTCACTTTATTATCATAAatcctaaactttaaaaatattattatatcaaaataattttttaccatcaaaattatttaaattttattaaaattactttaaaataattattcctttaccttcaaaattatttaaaattaattaaaatcattttaaaataattataatagttacttagtaactttatatttttaccttatttaatttaatatgatTCTTTTTTAATAGAAAAATAAACATCAATAATTAGATAGTTTATCAAGTCACACATAATTTTAACTTTTAGTTtcttagatttattaaattattccAGCGAGTCATAGGATTGCGAATCTAGGGGCGTAAATTATACTAATATATAACACGCAAGGAgtgattgattttgaattttaccATTTAAATAAACcaaatataataatttgtaaatttttataatttttttaaaataaaaataatataaattacatGCATTTGATAAGCCTATGCTATTAGTTGAGCTCCATAAACTACTCAAAGTcaatttaaatcgataagatttttaataaataaaattgaataaactTCATGAATAAATAACTTTAAACATTGACTCCACTAGGTTCGTTTactagaagaaaaaagaaaagaaaatatctaTAGAATTTctaggagaagaaaaaaaaataattacttcACATGATTAAGAACCATAATGTCATTTACCTTCTGGAGTCATGCGACTTGGTCTTCTGGATCAACATGATTCTCCTAAGTGTTCCTTTTATAATTCTACACATAAAGGGTCATACcctattaaatataataaataacaaatatccaaaatatTAATTGAGTTTAACTGAATATGACAACCCGTAATACATAATTATTTCAGGATGTAAGTCCAGCGTTGGATGAATGATCCAACATGATTTGGCGATGATGAAGAAAATATGCAAATATAAGGGTGATAAATTCCCCAATATCCATGGTTCCTACAAAATTCTCTATATTTAATCATCTACAAcagtaaacaacaacaacaacaacaaatcaATTGGGTCAATATATGGATGAAAAAAAGCATCTATAATGAGTCTACATCATAACTACAAGAGGTAGAGTTTAACTTGCAAAGCGATTAATGTGTTGCTAGCTGATAAAAACCCTTCAGCCCCTATCAGACTTAGTAAAAGCTTCTTATTTTTAGCACAAGAAATACATTATAGAACTGCTTGACatgaaaaaaattcaaagttcTAAGTGAAACAGTCATATCACATTCAGGTTCATACCTTGGCATTGTCGGTAATAAGAACTGATTACACATAATAGATCATGCCCACTTCTATAAGGCTGATATGTGGTATGCTTAAAGCCACTGAAGGGCCCCTGCAGTTCTTTCGGAGAAATGAGTAGGCAACGTCGATGAAAAACTTCTTCGTGAAGGATGATGTCCTACGGGCTTTTATGTATGAGTGTCCCAGTATGTAGGCAACTCCTGCTTGCTTCGCCTCCACCAATGCCTGTAGCTCTTCCCTCAACTGAGGGTCTATGTGCTCAGCGTCTGGCAGATCAAAATGGACTCGACGACGGCGGGTCACGCTTGGGGATTCTTGCTCGTACAGCGACTGCAAGCTTTGTAATGTTTCTGATTTGCTGCTCCTAGTCGGATTAGGGTCACCTGCAAGCTGATCAGCATCTCTCATCACCAACGTTGTGCCAGACAAGTCAGAAGTTTGAATAACGGCCATTCTTCCTTCAGGTGAGCAATCATAACTACCGGAAGATGTTTCTTCAGCTTCCATCTGAATGAATTTGGCAATGCTCAAAACCAAAAGGTTTTCAAAGTTCTCTTCGTCTTTCTGTACGTCTTTGTAGCCATGCCTAACTATGCACCTGTACATTCTGTAGGATCTAGGACCAATCCGGCCAATGAGATATCGTTCATCGGGAGGAACAAATGGTACTGGGACTGACTTCAcacaaacaaacacaagaacttgATGAAAAGCAGGGAGGTTGGTGATAAAATGGGAGAATATAGCTGGCACGCCAGTAACCAACTCTGTGTAGATGAGTCCAATTCCGGGGACACGAACAATTCCGAGACTGGGTCCTAGTGTGAGGATCCATTTCATTGAGACCTTGTTTTGCAAGTCAAAGAGATATTTCCTCCGGGTGCCATAGTGCCACACATACATTACAACCATAAAGACAAAGGAGAGCGCCAGAGGTACCCATCCTCCCTGGGGAACTTTGATAAGTGAAGAGGACAGATAGACACCTTCGATGCTCCCAAAAAGGAGAAGAAACATCAGTGCAAACAAGTTGTTCTTTTGCCATACAAATATGATAACAAGGGCCATCAACCATGTTGTCACAAACATGACGGTCATGCATGCTATACCTGCAATCACAAAAAAGGTTTACCGTGATAAACAAATCAATGACAAATTTAGTTGCATCTACAAGAAACAATAAATAAACTCAAGGACATAACACTCAAATGATATGATTAATTCTTAGAACTATGAAGTAGGCCCTATGGAGGAAAAGCAATTGCACTTGACAATGCAGGTTCTAGATTCTTAGAGGCAGAAAATGCAACAAAAGCACCCATTCATTTCAACGAGAAATGAAATAAGACATGAATGTAAACTCTTTATATGGAAAACAAAAATATCCAAGCATTGAAAGAAGTGAGTGGTCCTTTAAGTCGAACAGACAGTATATAGTAAATAAAAGAGTAATCTCATTGTAGCATCTAAACTGGCCCTTAGTAACATGAAAGTGCATGTTAATGATGTCATATTTACACGCAATGTGAGATAATGGTAAACAAAAAGTAAATGAATCGTGACATACAAATGATAATATAGAAACTCTTTTGTTTACAACTCTTTGCTGTAGTAGAGGTTCACTTACCATATGCATTTCCAATGACGGTTGTGTCACGAAAACCAATAGTCACAGCAAGACAAAGCACCATCAGGATCCAATTGATTTCAGGTATGTATACCTGGCCATAGATCCATCTTGATGTATGGACAATCTTGACCCGGGGGAAACAACCCAAAGCATGGCATTGTTTGATGATTGAGAATGTTGCTGAGATAACAGCTTGACTGGCAACTATAGCAGCAAGTGTGGCAACCACGAAAACAGGCCAAAAAACAGGTTCTATAACacaaagaaaatggaaaataaaaacTGTTAAATATGCATCTTATCTTGGTTTAGTAGCATTTCAGCTATGTAAAGACATACGCGGTATTGATTCGTAGAAGCTGGTAGTTATTTCAGAGAAATTTCGGGAGATAAATGCTGCCTGCCCCATGTATTGAAGGACTAGACATGGGTATATGACACTAATGAATGCCACCTGGGACAAAAGTTTGTCAAAAGATCCAATATATGGAATTGTTGAAGCAGCTTAAAAATTGTTGGACATGTGCAAGTAAAAAATTTGCAAAGTGTCTGCTCATTGCAAATTATGAGAGGAAATATAAAGAGAAATCAATGTTGTAAAatgggaaagaagaaaagaaagaaagacagATATATCCATTTTTTTTCAACATGAACAGTTTTTGTTCAATCAACAAGGATTGCATATATAAATTaccttaaaattaattcaatgagcAAAAACACTGAAAAGAGAGCTTCAAGAAGAGCAGTAAGCAAGCACATCAAAATCTGTGTTAATTAATTGTCTGCCACATTGTATCCTATTTTGATTATGATAAAATAATGTTGAATCAACCTTGTGAGATTCCTTAGCTATATAAAAGCAAGAAATTTTCGTACCAGTGATGTTGGACATGCATTAAAGACAAGATTCGTGACAACATTTCAATTTTTCCCATCAATGTTCACTCTGCTCAGTTTGACCAGCAAACTATATATATAGGCTCCAGATTATAAACTCCAGATTCCATTTGCACTTTTCTCCTCCAAACCATCTGTAAgtatttttaatatgaaatttCACCAGTGAACTGGTGGAAGTCTAAGCCAAAAATAAGTCCTTTTCTAGttccctctttctttgcttcctCCTCATCTTCCTAAGTCTACATcggcctcttcttcttcctctttgttcaTTCTGACGGGTGTACACCAATACTATCTCGTACTGACATATAGTACGCTAATTGTCATCAGAACTCCATCATTCTACCATGTACTGATACCAACACTGGTATTTTAAAATTGAGTAAATCTACCAAAAGGTGGAAACTTCAGGAGTTGCAAGAAATTTTCCAGATTAAGTTTTTGGTGAGATAATAAATCAAATGGCTACACCTAATGCTTACAAAGTGCAGATTGACCAATCAGCTTCCTACTTGATTGATCCAATCTAACCAATTTCTAGGCTCGATGCTAATGTGATGCAATGATCTTCTTTCACCAAAAGATTGATTTATTTCTCC
Coding sequences within it:
- the LOC122015318 gene encoding inactive beta-amylase 9-like translates to MELGLVVKQAVAATATATATATAAAKADAIPARTLGFRDSPRIGPRRVRFQPPASGAWRNRAVRAACDGSSRPEAVVHEIAKATAKNEAKPARLYVGLPLDAVSAGNVVTHGKAIAAGMRALALLGVDGVDLPISWGVFSNSGGDWSSYLAVAAMARDAGLRLRVSLHLHAHGRPQFPLPQLVERAVAADPDILFTDRSGGRHRECLSFAVDELPVLDGKTPLEAFEEFFQSFRVAFTDLMSSAITDITVGLGPNGELRYPSFPSSGGKSSTGVGEFQCYDKYMMADLKRCAEEAGNPLWGLSGPHDAPAYDRSPDSGTFFKDHGGSWETPYGQFFLSWYSGKLLSHADRVLSVASKVFGDFPLSAKVPLVHWWHNTRSRPSQLTTGYYNAEGRDGYEAVAEIFAKHSCAMIVPGIDLSDAEQPQGARSSPESLLTQIIRACKKQGVRISSENSSIVGVGSVGFSKIKEKIMGEISGLDSFTYNRMGAEFFSPEHWPLFTQFILSMSLPEMDPDDIPTDEETLSLPMKSVAEKDRQMQAV
- the LOC122016775 gene encoding potassium transporter 7-like isoform X1; the protein is MDQEGGSTSYDQRVNWRSYYKNLLLLSYQSFGVVYGDLSTSPLYVYKSAYSGRLNQYQDEETVFGMFSLIFWTLTIIPLLKYVFIVLSADDNGEGGTFALYSLLCRHAKFSLLPNQQAADEELSTYYRNGTRSVIHSPLKRFLEKHKRLRTCLLLIVLFGACMVIGDGVLTPAISVLSSISGVQVRTKNFHDGEVAIVSCFVLVGLFALQRRGTQRVAFMFAPIVIIWLLCIGIIGLYNVIHWNHRIYLALSPLYVVKFFKKTGKDGWISLGGILLSITGTEAMFADLGHFTSASIRVAFISVIYPCLVLQYMGQAAFISRNFSEITTSFYESIPQPVFWPVFVVATLAAIVASQAVISATFSIIKQCHALGCFPRVKIVHTSRWIYGQVYIPEINWILMVLCLAVTIGFRDTTVIGNAYGIACMTVMFVTTWLMALVIIFVWQKNNLFALMFLLLFGSIEGVYLSSSLIKVPQGGWVPLALSFVFMVVMYVWHYGTRRKYLFDLQNKVSMKWILTLGPSLGIVRVPGIGLIYTELVTGVPAIFSHFITNLPAFHQVLVFVCVKSVPVPFVPPDERYLIGRIGPRSYRMYRCIVRHGYKDVQKDEENFENLLVLSIAKFIQMEAEETSSGSYDCSPEGRMAVIQTSDLSGTTLVMRDADQLAGDPNPTRSSKSETLQSLQSLYEQESPSVTRRRRVHFDLPDAEHIDPQLREELQALVEAKQAGVAYILGHSYIKARRTSSFTKKFFIDVAYSFLRKNCRGPSVALSIPHISLIEVGMIYYV
- the LOC122016775 gene encoding potassium transporter 7-like isoform X2 — its product is MFSLIFWTLTIIPLLKYVFIVLSADDNGEGGTFALYSLLCRHAKFSLLPNQQAADEELSTYYRNGTRSVIHSPLKRFLEKHKRLRTCLLLIVLFGACMVIGDGVLTPAISVLSSISGVQVRTKNFHDGEVAIVSCFVLVGLFALQRRGTQRVAFMFAPIVIIWLLCIGIIGLYNVIHWNHRIYLALSPLYVVKFFKKTGKDGWISLGGILLSITGTEAMFADLGHFTSASIRVAFISVIYPCLVLQYMGQAAFISRNFSEITTSFYESIPQPVFWPVFVVATLAAIVASQAVISATFSIIKQCHALGCFPRVKIVHTSRWIYGQVYIPEINWILMVLCLAVTIGFRDTTVIGNAYGIACMTVMFVTTWLMALVIIFVWQKNNLFALMFLLLFGSIEGVYLSSSLIKVPQGGWVPLALSFVFMVVMYVWHYGTRRKYLFDLQNKVSMKWILTLGPSLGIVRVPGIGLIYTELVTGVPAIFSHFITNLPAFHQVLVFVCVKSVPVPFVPPDERYLIGRIGPRSYRMYRCIVRHGYKDVQKDEENFENLLVLSIAKFIQMEAEETSSGSYDCSPEGRMAVIQTSDLSGTTLVMRDADQLAGDPNPTRSSKSETLQSLQSLYEQESPSVTRRRRVHFDLPDAEHIDPQLREELQALVEAKQAGVAYILGHSYIKARRTSSFTKKFFIDVAYSFLRKNCRGPSVALSIPHISLIEVGMIYYV